Proteins found in one Gimesia chilikensis genomic segment:
- a CDS encoding sigma-54-dependent transcriptional regulator — protein MIHQVTSRGVIQVVSEDRIRRLEICTQLSNLGYTVVPLAEIVLSPAPQHSEADVCVLLDAKGIAEYAFKAETLPEQSLIPVLFYPAFTAGQARDARQAGGAGSLAGMVPFAELKPEDSLESIGRLLDSAIRYSRLSRKCTGLIQELNTRSTRKLIGYSQAIQNLRDRIADTIHLLTPVLVQGAPGTELALVAEMIHDAMFLETRPFIKVNCSSLTIENVERELLGYFTDEQSSYTDEPKWNPGRLEQAEGGTLVLDQMQLASLPVQSAILKIVERNEYLSPEDGLLKKLNCRLLTLSHVPLTELVAQNQFKRKLASVLGETTISVPRLNDRREDLALLTEYLLSEVARSEGTVPKLLTLNGLETLKRHNWTGDVQELRNLIQHVSRVDNSPRLDAASLQPWIGSEALADPEAMVGMTLREMEQKLIESTFARCGGNRENTAQMLDIGLRTLSGKLRSYGYPPRGGPDSKRNFTVRRAA, from the coding sequence ATGATTCATCAGGTAACATCACGCGGCGTGATCCAGGTCGTATCCGAAGATCGGATCCGCCGACTGGAAATCTGTACGCAGTTGTCAAATCTGGGCTACACGGTCGTGCCGCTGGCAGAGATTGTGCTGTCTCCGGCACCACAGCATTCCGAGGCAGATGTTTGTGTATTGCTCGATGCGAAAGGGATTGCTGAATACGCCTTCAAGGCAGAGACGCTCCCCGAGCAGAGTTTGATCCCGGTACTGTTTTATCCCGCTTTCACAGCCGGACAGGCACGTGACGCCCGACAGGCAGGTGGAGCGGGGAGTCTGGCTGGCATGGTTCCATTTGCAGAACTGAAGCCGGAAGACTCGCTGGAAAGTATCGGCCGTCTGCTCGATTCTGCGATCAGGTATTCTCGCCTGTCGCGAAAGTGTACCGGACTCATTCAGGAACTGAATACGCGATCAACGCGTAAGTTGATCGGTTACAGTCAGGCGATCCAGAATCTGCGCGACCGGATTGCCGACACGATTCATCTGCTGACTCCCGTTTTGGTGCAGGGTGCTCCGGGGACGGAATTAGCACTGGTAGCAGAGATGATTCATGATGCCATGTTTCTGGAGACGCGACCTTTTATCAAGGTGAACTGCAGCAGCCTCACGATTGAAAATGTCGAGCGGGAACTGCTGGGGTATTTTACTGATGAGCAGAGCAGCTACACCGATGAGCCCAAGTGGAACCCCGGTCGCCTCGAGCAGGCGGAAGGGGGAACTCTGGTACTGGATCAGATGCAGCTTGCCTCTCTGCCGGTGCAGTCAGCGATTCTGAAAATCGTGGAACGGAATGAGTATCTCTCTCCCGAAGACGGTCTGCTTAAAAAACTCAACTGCCGACTGTTGACGTTAAGTCATGTTCCGCTGACCGAACTGGTTGCTCAAAATCAGTTCAAACGCAAACTGGCATCAGTGCTGGGTGAGACGACGATTTCGGTTCCGCGGTTGAATGATCGCAGGGAAGATCTGGCATTGCTCACGGAATACCTGTTGAGCGAAGTTGCCCGCAGCGAGGGGACTGTTCCCAAGCTGCTGACACTGAACGGCCTGGAAACCCTGAAGCGTCACAACTGGACCGGCGATGTACAGGAGCTGCGAAACCTGATTCAGCATGTCAGTCGTGTAGACAATAGTCCTCGCCTGGATGCTGCCAGCCTGCAGCCCTGGATTGGATCCGAGGCATTAGCAGATCCCGAAGCAATGGTCGGTATGACCTTGCGGGAAATGGAACAGAAGTTGATTGAAAGTACATTTGCCCGCTGCGGGGGCAATCGTGAAAATACGGCCCAGATGCTGGACATCGGGTTGAGAACGCTTTCAGGAAAACTGAGATCGTACGGTTATCCGCCACGGGGAGGCCCAGATTCAAAACGGAACTTCACGGTCCGGCGTGCAGCCTGA
- a CDS encoding flagellar basal body rod protein FlgB gives MLDQILNSNSLPLLEKMAAFSERRQEVLAGNIANIDTPGYKMRDLPVAEFRQALQEAVQLQEKLAQPANRSSLSMPVTLGETRNPETELQRLFPRSLYEARETSPQNLTFNDDNNRSIEAQVMHMTKNSLMQQFAVETMMAQMNQLLTVISERA, from the coding sequence ATGTTAGATCAGATTCTGAATTCCAATTCGTTGCCACTGCTGGAGAAAATGGCCGCGTTCTCAGAGCGTCGGCAGGAAGTTCTGGCGGGAAATATCGCGAACATTGATACCCCCGGGTACAAGATGCGCGATCTGCCTGTGGCCGAATTTCGGCAGGCATTGCAGGAAGCCGTTCAGTTGCAGGAAAAGCTGGCTCAGCCTGCCAACCGTTCGTCACTGTCGATGCCGGTGACGCTGGGAGAAACACGAAACCCGGAAACAGAGCTGCAGAGACTATTTCCGCGGAGTCTGTACGAAGCCCGGGAAACGTCGCCTCAGAATCTGACCTTTAATGATGATAATAATCGGAGCATTGAAGCACAGGTGATGCATATGACCAAAAACTCGCTGATGCAGCAGTTTGCGGTTGAGACCATGATGGCTCAGATGAATCAACTGTTAACGGTAATCTCTGAAAGAGCTTAA
- the flgC gene encoding flagellar basal body rod protein FlgC, with the protein MFKGIDISSSALVAQRQRMNTIAGNIAAVNVSYDPASDKEPYYRRIVTFQADTESLDQEKSGVGVQYHVKIDTDTPLRKTYDPGHPHADQDGNVTYPNIDMVNEFVNAMEAGRSYEANISAMQMSKEMFNTSLRILA; encoded by the coding sequence ATGTTTAAGGGAATTGATATCAGCAGCAGTGCTCTGGTGGCACAGCGTCAGAGAATGAACACAATTGCAGGTAATATCGCTGCAGTGAATGTGTCTTATGACCCTGCCAGCGACAAAGAGCCCTATTATCGGCGGATTGTGACCTTCCAGGCGGATACGGAGAGCCTGGACCAGGAGAAGTCGGGAGTCGGTGTCCAATATCATGTAAAAATTGATACAGACACACCTTTAAGAAAAACGTATGATCCCGGCCATCCTCACGCAGACCAGGATGGGAATGTTACCTATCCTAACATTGATATGGTCAACGAGTTCGTCAACGCCATGGAGGCAGGACGTTCCTACGAGGCCAATATTTCCGCAATGCAGATGTCGAAAGAGATGTTTAATACATCGTTGCGGATTCTGGCGTGA
- the fliE gene encoding flagellar hook-basal body complex protein FliE, translating to MTNSISHIGNAFVPGIPPTGIQEAGTANPSGGPSFKELMLDSLHNANQIQLDSQQAIEKGLLGGDITQAEVFTSVKKADLALKMMVQMRNKLLEAYNEVQRMQL from the coding sequence ATGACGAATTCCATCAGTCATATCGGAAATGCATTTGTGCCGGGGATTCCCCCGACAGGCATTCAGGAAGCAGGCACTGCCAACCCATCGGGCGGTCCTTCCTTCAAGGAACTGATGCTGGACTCACTGCATAACGCCAATCAGATCCAGCTGGACTCGCAACAGGCTATTGAAAAAGGACTGCTGGGAGGCGATATCACCCAGGCAGAAGTCTTCACCTCAGTGAAGAAAGCGGATCTGGCCCTGAAGATGATGGTGCAGATGCGAAATAAACTGCTGGAAGCCTACAACGAAGTACAGCGGATGCAGCTCTGA
- the fliG gene encoding flagellar motor switch protein FliG, translated as MDDLQKAAVLLLSLDKPLAAEVLSLMSKDDVEKVTMMIARMQDVTKEQQSSVLNEFTSLSGEQTNMERGGLDAVNELLEQSLGKEGAGSILDSINQTMNSVPFGFLQKSGAANLLTFIIEEHPQTIAMIMSHLPSNLAAEVLAGLPSNKQMDVIKRIANMEQTSPEVIRDVEKSLEHRMKNTFSQGTEKAGGVELVAEILNVTDRMTNKGILENMDQETPDLADEIRRLMFVFDDLVKLDNKAIQALLKEVDTNQWAVALKGASEEIKQKVLSNLSQRAADMLREEMEYLGPIKVSDVEAVQQQIVDSVRRLEDAGEIEVASGSESEQYIT; from the coding sequence ATGGATGATCTCCAAAAAGCAGCTGTGCTGTTACTGAGTCTGGACAAACCGCTGGCTGCAGAGGTCTTAAGTCTGATGTCCAAAGATGATGTCGAAAAAGTGACAATGATGATTGCCCGGATGCAGGATGTCACCAAAGAGCAGCAGTCCAGCGTATTGAACGAGTTCACTTCTCTGAGTGGTGAGCAGACCAATATGGAACGTGGTGGTCTGGATGCGGTGAATGAACTGCTGGAACAGTCTCTGGGGAAAGAAGGCGCCGGTTCAATTCTGGACAGCATCAATCAGACGATGAACTCGGTTCCTTTCGGTTTTTTACAGAAGTCTGGAGCGGCGAACCTGCTGACCTTTATCATCGAAGAGCATCCGCAGACCATTGCCATGATCATGTCGCATCTGCCCAGTAACCTCGCGGCAGAAGTACTGGCAGGGCTCCCATCCAACAAGCAGATGGATGTGATCAAGCGGATTGCCAATATGGAGCAGACCAGTCCGGAGGTCATTCGTGACGTTGAGAAGAGCCTGGAACATCGAATGAAGAATACATTCAGCCAGGGGACCGAAAAGGCGGGTGGTGTGGAACTGGTGGCTGAAATCCTGAACGTAACCGACCGGATGACCAACAAGGGGATTCTGGAAAATATGGATCAGGAGACACCCGACCTGGCAGACGAGATCAGAAGACTGATGTTCGTCTTTGACGATCTGGTCAAACTGGACAACAAGGCCATTCAGGCTTTGCTCAAAGAGGTTGATACCAACCAGTGGGCGGTGGCTCTTAAGGGAGCCTCCGAAGAGATCAAGCAGAAGGTGCTCAGCAATCTGTCGCAACGGGCGGCTGACATGCTGCGGGAAGAAATGGAATACCTGGGGCCGATCAAGGTCAGCGATGTCGAAGCCGTGCAGCAACAGATTGTCGACAGCGTGCGGCGGCTGGAAGATGCCGGTGAGATTGAAGTCGCCTCCGGAAGCGAAAGCGAACAGTACATTACCTGA
- a CDS encoding FliH/SctL family protein: MAELETAKLLKAEAFRALGSKVAYSFNDIEKRCEDYIQKVRDQTRQMILDAQQEAEQIRQTAYQEGHQQGVTEAQMEQEQLVQTRAEQRASQLVQEQLGTVYPAMQQAVEALQHERVNWRQIWDKSAIEICLGIAEKVIRAELNAKPESVRPMMSEALKLASGTQQIRFHLNPVDVEHLGQNTRTFISNLTGCQSCEIIEDETISPGGCIVETQHGTIDATLETQLERISEELIIQNQE, from the coding sequence ATGGCGGAACTGGAAACAGCAAAACTGTTAAAAGCAGAAGCCTTTCGAGCATTGGGTTCGAAAGTGGCTTACAGTTTTAACGACATCGAAAAACGTTGCGAAGACTACATTCAGAAGGTGCGCGACCAGACGCGTCAGATGATTCTGGATGCGCAGCAGGAAGCGGAACAAATCAGACAGACTGCCTACCAGGAAGGTCATCAACAGGGGGTGACCGAAGCACAAATGGAACAGGAGCAACTGGTACAGACCCGGGCCGAGCAACGGGCCAGCCAGCTGGTTCAGGAGCAGCTGGGAACCGTTTATCCCGCGATGCAGCAGGCCGTGGAAGCCTTGCAGCACGAACGTGTGAACTGGAGACAGATCTGGGATAAGAGTGCTATCGAAATCTGCCTGGGGATTGCCGAGAAGGTGATCCGCGCGGAACTGAATGCGAAGCCTGAGTCGGTGCGTCCCATGATGAGTGAGGCGCTGAAGCTTGCTTCCGGCACGCAGCAGATTCGCTTTCATCTGAATCCTGTCGATGTCGAACATCTGGGGCAGAACACCAGAACTTTCATCAGTAATTTAACCGGCTGTCAGAGCTGTGAGATCATAGAGGACGAAACAATTTCTCCCGGTGGTTGTATTGTCGAGACGCAGCACGGCACGATTGACGCGACCCTGGAAACGCAACTCGAGCGAATTTCAGAGGAACTGATCATTCAGAATCAGGAATAG
- a CDS encoding FliI/YscN family ATPase — protein MFDVSQQIKQILPFRLTGRVTRVVGLTASVSGFPAPLGAVCAIDRENGHAIEAEVVGFQDEETLLLPYEELTGIRRGDRVSLIQSVPAVAVGDEILGRVLDGRGRCIDGKNQAMLAERANLKAKPISPLDRPRIDTPLSTGIRTIDGLLTCGKGQRLGIFAGSGVGKSTLMGQMARQSSADVNVVCLVGERGREVREFLDRDLGPEGLSRSVVIVATSDEPALIRLRAAHLATAVSEYFRDCGKDVLLMMDSVTRYALAQREIGLAAGEPPATRGYPPSVFSLLPKLLERSGRTDSGSITGFYTVLVEADDANEPISDTVRGILDGHIMLSRKLAHESHWPAIDVLQSISRSMNDITSPSHQAAASKLKKLMAAYQQSEDLISIGAYQTGSNAEVDLAIKLRPIWNEFLRQGNTENSNFDLATQGLANLTARMEQLKPMHTEGSEAAADVMSPAEAAGNLN, from the coding sequence ATGTTTGATGTATCCCAGCAGATAAAACAGATTTTGCCCTTTCGCCTGACCGGCAGGGTGACCCGTGTCGTGGGACTGACGGCTTCGGTCTCCGGATTTCCGGCACCGCTGGGGGCAGTTTGCGCCATCGATCGGGAAAATGGTCACGCCATCGAAGCGGAGGTGGTCGGCTTCCAGGATGAAGAAACGCTTTTATTGCCTTACGAAGAGCTGACCGGAATTCGCCGTGGAGACCGTGTGTCGCTGATTCAGTCGGTCCCTGCCGTGGCGGTGGGAGATGAAATTCTGGGACGTGTCCTCGATGGACGCGGACGTTGTATCGATGGCAAAAACCAGGCGATGCTTGCGGAACGGGCCAATCTGAAGGCGAAGCCGATTTCGCCTCTGGATCGTCCGCGAATCGATACACCGCTGAGCACCGGTATTCGGACCATTGATGGGTTACTCACTTGTGGCAAAGGTCAGCGACTGGGGATCTTTGCGGGCAGTGGTGTCGGAAAAAGTACCTTGATGGGACAGATGGCCCGCCAGAGTTCTGCGGACGTGAATGTGGTCTGCCTGGTGGGTGAGCGAGGCCGTGAAGTTCGAGAGTTCCTGGATCGCGACCTGGGGCCGGAAGGACTGTCCCGTAGTGTAGTGATTGTGGCAACGAGTGACGAACCGGCGTTGATTCGTCTGCGTGCCGCACATCTGGCAACCGCCGTCTCGGAATACTTCCGCGATTGTGGCAAGGATGTGCTGCTGATGATGGACAGTGTGACCCGCTATGCCCTGGCACAACGGGAAATCGGCCTGGCGGCCGGTGAGCCTCCGGCGACTCGTGGCTATCCACCCAGCGTGTTTTCCCTTCTGCCTAAACTGCTGGAACGGAGTGGTCGGACAGATTCTGGAAGTATTACCGGTTTCTACACCGTGCTCGTTGAAGCCGACGATGCGAATGAGCCGATTTCTGATACCGTGCGCGGGATCCTGGATGGCCATATCATGCTGTCGCGTAAACTGGCTCACGAATCTCACTGGCCTGCGATTGATGTGTTGCAGAGTATCAGTCGTTCGATGAATGACATTACTTCACCGTCTCATCAGGCGGCCGCGTCAAAACTGAAAAAACTGATGGCCGCTTATCAGCAGTCTGAAGATTTGATTTCGATTGGCGCCTATCAGACGGGCTCGAATGCGGAGGTTGACCTGGCGATTAAACTGCGACCAATCTGGAATGAATTCCTGCGGCAGGGGAATACGGAAAACTCGAACTTTGACCTGGCAACCCAGGGGCTGGCCAATCTGACGGCACGGATGGAACAGCTCAAACCGATGCATACAGAAGGTTCCGAAGCAGCTGCAGACGTAATGTCTCCGGCTGAGGCAGCGGGCAATCTGAACTGA
- a CDS encoding flagellar export protein FliJ, with protein MKKFRFQFESVLKMRRHKRSLCRQLLGEILQADQRLVEESRRLDALRQEQIQEIRQRQEPGRLDIDAGANLRSYVGQLQAQLRTVQANRRLLEKQLTACRQALAKAEQEVKAMEKLSDKHREAFQFAQIRKESLELEETWAATQQSGGLR; from the coding sequence ATGAAAAAATTTCGTTTTCAATTTGAATCTGTTCTGAAAATGCGACGGCATAAACGCAGTCTCTGCCGTCAGCTGCTCGGGGAGATTCTGCAGGCAGATCAGCGTCTGGTCGAGGAGTCCCGGCGCCTGGATGCACTCCGGCAGGAACAGATTCAGGAGATCCGGCAGCGACAGGAACCGGGACGCTTAGACATCGATGCCGGTGCGAACCTGCGTTCTTACGTGGGACAGTTGCAGGCACAGTTGCGGACGGTTCAGGCCAATCGACGGCTTTTAGAAAAGCAGCTGACTGCCTGCAGACAGGCCCTGGCGAAAGCGGAGCAGGAAGTCAAGGCGATGGAAAAACTGTCAGACAAGCACCGCGAGGCATTTCAGTTTGCCCAGATCCGTAAAGAATCTCTGGAACTGGAAGAAACCTGGGCCGCGACACAACAGTCGGGAGGTCTTCGATGA
- a CDS encoding flagellar hook-length control protein FliK, whose product MPDAPKFSLLDLQTPDVSQYGRQNLGLQREATRSTDSTYRKQLADSLSQKQQRPGSEKPQPDSRTNNEVNSDRSRPEPQAPQARSASETPTPAEREQQTPRSQENRNDAVEPGQNAVEQSAPVQDTKPVAEDRTDAGEVNESAVPVESGTPVKEKSPRYSLFQGSAASATTLEQEVTTGDTEIRPPANFQFSENQNLVKLQTDVTETRPVESLPIPEGLAELLKTQEVSTNQTETTSLNETPGDVEGEQQLQGAGQSEEIIDAVANDQQAAEEGQSVESAEQLKGVKQTEDQQAASQKSQDEHSNSDKVKSDVSQAAQEAAQQQRYLKAQQQNPNENHPQQGQDAGDANPGQQVAQAVIDQVQEQTEKAGPDKTETTDEKSEKKVDGDKVLPEQSALNQTNPHPAAASAATDALQKALTEATKPGPLAQEQHAGNQNSHDQSQTPATGLGQTTNVATENQAAAPTGPVVDAKQVEQLMDRIASAVRQSQSTGQQLKIRLSPPELGALQIEVSLKNGEYSAKLEVQNRHAQKVINDNLAQLKEALVKTGVSLDRIDVQINTHSSEDQRSSQSDSQQQSGADFNSNDFSDQSGDAEQGHDERAYADETIQREDVEQEEQNRPHVTRSQGVATENVEEIDVQI is encoded by the coding sequence ATGCCAGACGCTCCCAAGTTTTCCCTGCTGGATTTGCAGACACCAGATGTGAGTCAGTACGGCAGGCAGAACCTCGGTTTGCAGCGAGAAGCAACTCGTTCCACCGACTCTACTTATCGCAAGCAGCTTGCGGACTCGCTGTCACAAAAGCAGCAGCGGCCTGGCTCTGAAAAACCACAGCCAGATTCCCGTACCAATAACGAAGTGAATTCGGACCGGAGTCGTCCGGAGCCTCAAGCACCGCAGGCACGTTCTGCCAGTGAGACACCCACTCCGGCAGAGCGAGAGCAGCAGACGCCGCGTTCTCAGGAAAATCGTAATGATGCGGTTGAACCTGGTCAGAACGCTGTTGAGCAGTCAGCGCCAGTTCAGGATACAAAGCCTGTTGCAGAAGATAGGACAGATGCTGGTGAAGTCAATGAGAGTGCCGTCCCGGTAGAATCGGGAACGCCGGTCAAGGAAAAGTCGCCCCGCTATTCACTGTTTCAGGGGAGTGCCGCGTCTGCAACCACTCTCGAACAGGAAGTGACAACCGGAGATACGGAAATTCGTCCACCGGCGAATTTTCAGTTCTCAGAGAATCAGAACCTGGTCAAACTGCAAACCGATGTGACTGAAACCAGACCGGTGGAGTCCCTGCCGATTCCAGAAGGGTTGGCCGAGCTGCTCAAGACTCAGGAAGTCTCTACGAATCAGACTGAGACAACGTCCCTGAATGAGACACCCGGAGATGTCGAGGGGGAGCAGCAGCTCCAGGGCGCGGGACAGTCAGAGGAAATCATTGATGCTGTTGCCAATGATCAGCAGGCTGCTGAAGAAGGGCAGTCAGTAGAGTCAGCGGAGCAGCTCAAAGGGGTTAAGCAGACCGAAGATCAGCAGGCTGCGAGCCAAAAGTCCCAGGATGAGCACTCAAACTCAGACAAGGTGAAAAGCGATGTCTCCCAGGCAGCACAAGAGGCTGCCCAGCAGCAACGTTATCTGAAAGCACAGCAGCAGAATCCAAATGAAAATCATCCGCAGCAGGGACAGGATGCCGGTGACGCGAATCCGGGTCAGCAGGTCGCACAGGCGGTGATTGATCAGGTTCAGGAGCAGACCGAGAAAGCCGGTCCTGATAAAACGGAGACGACAGATGAAAAATCAGAAAAGAAGGTCGATGGGGACAAGGTTCTGCCAGAACAGAGTGCACTGAACCAGACGAATCCGCATCCTGCAGCAGCGTCAGCGGCGACTGATGCCTTACAGAAGGCCCTGACAGAGGCAACGAAGCCTGGTCCGCTCGCGCAGGAACAGCATGCCGGCAATCAGAATAGTCACGATCAGTCGCAGACTCCTGCTACAGGGCTGGGACAGACGACAAACGTTGCCACAGAGAATCAGGCAGCCGCTCCGACCGGTCCCGTGGTTGACGCGAAGCAGGTTGAGCAGTTGATGGATCGAATCGCGAGTGCCGTGCGGCAGTCTCAATCGACGGGGCAACAGCTCAAAATCCGGTTGAGTCCACCCGAACTGGGAGCATTGCAGATCGAAGTCTCCCTGAAGAATGGTGAGTATTCCGCCAAACTGGAAGTTCAGAACAGGCATGCCCAGAAAGTCATTAACGATAACCTGGCCCAGCTGAAAGAAGCCCTGGTCAAGACGGGCGTCTCGCTGGATCGGATCGATGTGCAGATCAATACCCACTCCAGCGAGGATCAACGCTCGTCCCAGTCTGATTCGCAGCAACAGTCAGGGGCCGACTTCAATTCCAACGACTTCTCAGATCAGTCGGGGGATGCAGAGCAGGGCCATGATGAGCGTGCCTATGCTGACGAAACCATACAGCGTGAGGATGTCGAACAGGAAGAACAGAACCGACCCCATGTGACCCGGTCGCAGGGAGTCGCTACCGAGAATGTCGAAGAGATCGACGTTCAGATCTAA
- a CDS encoding flagellar hook capping FlgD N-terminal domain-containing protein: MAVDAVSGSSGASSSTNVKVVDADEVGFNGLTADNFMKLLITELQNQDPTNPMGNEELLGQISSMRELQSNIELSDTLKEITSGQSLTQAAGLIGKQVEGQDSSDNSVSGVVERAFVRDSKAYVAVGNSEVPVSSITSVQEPASE, encoded by the coding sequence ATGGCAGTCGATGCAGTGAGCGGAAGCAGTGGAGCCAGCAGTTCCACAAACGTGAAGGTGGTCGATGCCGATGAAGTCGGTTTCAATGGTTTGACCGCCGATAATTTCATGAAGTTGCTGATTACCGAGTTGCAGAACCAGGATCCGACAAACCCGATGGGGAATGAAGAGCTTCTGGGACAGATTTCCAGCATGCGGGAACTTCAGTCGAATATCGAGTTGTCAGATACGCTGAAAGAGATTACCTCCGGCCAGTCGCTGACTCAGGCCGCCGGTCTGATCGGGAAGCAGGTGGAAGGACAGGACAGTTCTGATAACTCGGTGTCCGGTGTGGTGGAACGTGCTTTCGTACGCGATAGCAAAGCCTACGTTGCCGTTGGTAATTCCGAAGTGCCGGTGTCGTCGATCACCTCGGTACAGGAACCAGCAAGTGAATGA
- a CDS encoding flagellar hook-basal body complex protein, giving the protein MGLTSALNTSLGGLSLNETSIDVLGNNIANAGTNGFKASNVLFTTQLARTLSVGSRPSSSNGGTNPRQIGLGALSASIRKDFTQGSVTNSTSPSDLAIQGDGFFILDSPDGQVYSRNGNFELNSSSLLTNQSGYLVQGYGVDEDFNLVKTTLTDIKVPLGDLNVAQATKNVEIGGALLPTGEIGTQGSILTTGNLTDAGNANAAITGTTLLTDIEETIGTPLFTLGETLSFTPSKGGRTLDPLTMQVTATTTAADFASFMDRTLGIQNGGGIPNDATTGAQPGVTVTAGGAFQIVGNTGTVNDISVTIGNITSDGSTVPMAFTKSESANGESAITDFVIFDSLGEPVTMKMTSSLESRSSNNTVFRYFLESADDNDGDIAVSNGTITFDSKGNVTNFTPSTFGISRVNTAADEMDVSIDLSNISGISSASAGSTLKLDLQDGSDPGTLSSFVIDETGIINGVFDNGIIRTLGQVTLARFSNPQGLLESGNSTFQEGVSSGPPFLVTPGNFGAGTIRAGSIELSNTDVGRNLVDLIVASTNYRGNARVISSVQQLVDELLVLGR; this is encoded by the coding sequence ATGGGATTGACGTCTGCATTAAATACATCATTGGGTGGTCTGAGCCTGAATGAAACCAGCATCGATGTGTTGGGTAACAATATCGCCAACGCTGGCACCAATGGTTTTAAAGCCTCTAATGTGCTGTTCACGACGCAGCTTGCTCGAACCTTAAGTGTGGGTTCACGTCCTTCCTCCTCAAACGGTGGTACGAACCCTCGCCAGATCGGTCTGGGGGCCTTGAGTGCTTCGATTCGTAAGGACTTCACTCAGGGGAGTGTGACCAACAGTACCAGCCCCTCCGACCTCGCGATTCAGGGAGATGGTTTCTTTATTCTGGACAGCCCCGATGGTCAGGTATACTCCCGGAATGGTAACTTCGAATTGAACAGCTCGAGCCTGTTGACCAACCAGAGTGGTTATCTGGTTCAGGGGTATGGCGTTGATGAAGACTTTAACCTGGTTAAGACTACTCTGACTGACATTAAAGTTCCCCTCGGGGACTTGAACGTGGCCCAGGCAACCAAGAATGTTGAGATTGGTGGTGCATTACTGCCGACCGGGGAAATTGGAACCCAAGGCTCGATCTTGACGACAGGGAACTTAACTGATGCCGGGAACGCGAACGCGGCCATTACTGGTACGACATTGCTGACCGACATCGAAGAAACGATTGGTACGCCGCTGTTTACTCTGGGAGAAACACTGTCATTTACGCCCAGCAAAGGGGGGCGAACTCTGGATCCATTGACCATGCAGGTAACGGCAACCACAACTGCCGCTGATTTTGCCAGCTTTATGGACCGAACTCTGGGGATTCAGAATGGCGGTGGCATTCCCAATGATGCGACCACTGGCGCTCAACCAGGAGTGACGGTGACTGCCGGTGGTGCTTTTCAGATCGTGGGGAATACCGGGACCGTGAATGATATCTCGGTGACCATTGGTAATATTACTTCCGATGGCTCAACTGTACCGATGGCGTTCACGAAAAGTGAGTCTGCGAATGGTGAAAGTGCGATTACCGACTTCGTAATTTTTGACTCACTGGGTGAACCGGTGACGATGAAGATGACCAGCTCGCTGGAATCACGCTCTTCCAACAATACGGTCTTCCGCTACTTCCTCGAGAGTGCAGATGACAATGACGGTGATATCGCGGTCTCCAATGGAACGATTACGTTCGACAGTAAGGGGAATGTGACTAACTTCACCCCTTCTACATTCGGGATCAGCCGGGTCAATACCGCTGCTGATGAAATGGATGTGTCCATCGACCTTTCGAACATCTCCGGTATTTCGTCTGCGTCGGCAGGGAGTACTCTGAAACTGGACCTGCAGGATGGTTCGGATCCGGGAACGCTGTCCAGTTTCGTGATTGACGAAACGGGGATTATTAACGGCGTGTTTGACAACGGTATTATCCGGACGCTGGGACAGGTGACACTGGCCCGGTTCTCCAACCCACAGGGTTTACTGGAAAGTGGGAACTCCACGTTCCAGGAAGGGGTCAGTTCTGGTCCTCCGTTCCTGGTGACGCCTGGTAACTTTGGTGCCGGTACGATTCGTGCCGGTTCAATTGAACTTTCCAACACCGACGTCGGTCGAAACCTGGTTGACCTGATCGTGGCTTCCACGAACTATCGAGGGAACGCCCGTGTGATCAGTTCCGTACAGCAGCTGGTTGACGAACTGCTGGTGCTGGGACGTTAA
- a CDS encoding flagellar FlbD family protein yields the protein MIKLTRLNGEEFVVNAELIQSIESRPDTFITLTSDDRLIVRESVEEVVKRAIAYSRAIRLVPGL from the coding sequence ATGATCAAATTGACCCGACTGAATGGTGAAGAGTTTGTTGTCAACGCGGAGCTGATTCAGAGTATTGAAAGCAGACCCGACACGTTTATTACTTTAACTTCGGATGATCGCCTGATTGTACGGGAAAGCGTAGAAGAAGTGGTAAAACGTGCGATCGCTTATTCGCGTGCGATTCGACTGGTGCCCGGGCTGTGA